The window TGCGTCTTGCTGGCGGTCAGGATGATGAACGCGAACGGCACCAGGAAGACCACGGCGGCCAGCGCGATCGAGACACTGCCGAGGACGACGCCCTTCTTCTTCACGCGGGTCTTCTCGCCCGACGTCTCGCGGGTCTTCACGCGGGGCTTCTCAGTGGTCGTCACGATTCGCTGCCTTTGCGGTTGAGCCAGTACGAGAGCGGCAGGATGATGGCCGCCACGACGAGGAAGAGCACGACGTTGCCGGCGGTGGACAGCCCGAAGAAGCCGGCCTGGTACTGCTTGTAGATGACGGAGGCGATCACGTCGCTGGTGAAGCCGGGCCCGCCGCCGGTCATCGACCAGATGAGGTCGAAGGAGCGGAGCCCTCCGATGAGGGACAGGATGACCACGGTCACCGTCGCGGGGCGCGCCAGCGGCAGGATGATGAACCGGAAGTTGTGCCACGCCGATGCGCCGTCGACCTTGGCCGCTTCGAAGTACTCCTGCGGGATGGCGACGATGCCGGCGATGTAGATGAGGGTGGCAAGACCCACGCCCTTCCACACGTCCACGAACGCGACCGTGTACAGCGCGAGGTTCGGGTCGGTGAGCCAACCGGGGCCGGCGATGCCGACCATTCCCAGCAGCTGGTTGACCATGCCGTCGAACGGGTCCAGCAGCACGGTGAAGGTGACGCCGATGCCGACGGTGCTCACCAGCACGGGGAAGAAGACCACCGAGCGCAGGAACCCGCGGGCGATGATCTGCGAGGTCAGCAGGATCGCCAGCATCAGGCCGAGCACGACCTTGGCCGCCGAGGTGAGGAAGGCGTAGATGAAGGTGTTGGTGAACCCTCGCACGAGGGCGGGTTCACGGAAGAACTGCACGAAGTTGTCGAGTCCGATGAACTCGACGTCGAACAGGGTCCAGCGCGTCAGCGAGAAGTAGAAGGATGCCGCGGTGGGGATGATGAACAGGACGAGGAAGAACACCCCTGCCGGAATGTGGAACCACAGCGGATACGGACTTGTGCCGCGCCGGCGCTGCGAGCGCTGCGGGCGCTCGGTCTTGAGGTCTCGGCGTTTGGGGGCGAGTGTCGCGGTTGTCATCTGTTCTCCTCCGACGTGACGGGGCCGACTCTCGCCGACCCCGTCACGCGT is drawn from Microbacterium sp. zg-B96 and contains these coding sequences:
- a CDS encoding sugar ABC transporter permease; this encodes MTTATLAPKRRDLKTERPQRSQRRRGTSPYPLWFHIPAGVFFLVLFIIPTAASFYFSLTRWTLFDVEFIGLDNFVQFFREPALVRGFTNTFIYAFLTSAAKVVLGLMLAILLTSQIIARGFLRSVVFFPVLVSTVGIGVTFTVLLDPFDGMVNQLLGMVGIAGPGWLTDPNLALYTVAFVDVWKGVGLATLIYIAGIVAIPQEYFEAAKVDGASAWHNFRFIILPLARPATVTVVILSLIGGLRSFDLIWSMTGGGPGFTSDVIASVIYKQYQAGFFGLSTAGNVVLFLVVAAIILPLSYWLNRKGSES